The proteins below come from a single Chelmon rostratus isolate fCheRos1 chromosome 12, fCheRos1.pri, whole genome shotgun sequence genomic window:
- the si:dkey-97a13.12 gene encoding uncharacterized protein si:dkey-97a13.12 produces the protein MQQIYRQSDKQIEVYTTVFSPQVCRSRTRTRHVEAEKVVVAVMQYQSRWPKELDLNQGNLIQVLFKEDETWWFGRLTNGNEGYFPAACVEPLQGRDSSRATTTLVRRGSVPVVVTAAGAPCGCTSGRSTPKLLRRDSVRRPPGPDGPSAAPGPSAAPPHSSPGLLHRVLSKSRRKSCPHLPHPPLENGSVNTAFQPD, from the exons ATGCAGCAGATCTACAGACAGAGCGACAAACAGATCGAGGTTTATACCACCGTCTTCTCCCCGCAAG TGTGCAGATCGAGGACGAGGACGAGACATGTGGAGGCAGAGAAG GTGGTGGTGGCAGTGATGCAGTACCAGTCCCGCTGGCCAAAGGAGCTGGACCTGAACCAGGGAAATCTGATCCAGGTTCTGTTTAAAGAGGACGAGACCTGGTGGTTCGGACGGCTGACAAACGGAAACGAGGGTTACTTCCCTGCAGCCTGCGTGGAGCCGCTCCAG GGCAGAGATTCATCCAGAGCCACGACCACGCTGGTGAGGAGGGGGTCCGTACCGGTCGTTGTGACGGCAGCAGGCGCCCCCTGTGGTTGCACCAG cgGTCGCAGCACTCCAAAGCTACTGAGGAGAGACAGCGTCCGCCGGCCGCCGGGACCGGACGGGCCCTCGGCGGCACCGGGGCCCTCGGCGGCTCCTCCTCACAGCTCCCCCGGCCTCCTCCACCGAGTCCTGTCCAAGTCCAGGAGGAAGAGCTGCCCCCACCTTCCACACCCTCCTCTGGAGAACGGCTCTGTCAACACCGCCTTCCAGCCGGACTAG
- the adhfe1 gene encoding hydroxyacid-oxoacid transhydrogenase, mitochondrial: MAGRDRVVHLLRQLERAACRCPAHSNTFHQGAGAATCTVRKTDYAFEMASSSIRYGDGVSREIGMDLQNLGARNVCLMTDKNLSFLPPVKAVLESLAENGVKYKVYDNVRVEPTDTSFKEAIAFAKNDSFDMFVAVGGGSVIDTCKAANLYACHPDADFLDFVNAPIGKGKPITRALKPLIAVPTTAGTGSETTGVAIFDFEPLKAKTGIASRAIRPTLGIVDPRHTLSMPERVAANSGFDVLCHALESYTALPYNQRSPCPPNPINRPAYQGSNPISDVWSRHALNVVAKYMKRAVRDPEDLEARSSMHLASVFAGIGFGNAGVHLCHGMSYPIAGNVKTHSAKGYSVEHPLVPHGLSVVLTSPAVFNFTAPMCPERHLDAAEILGADIRQVKREDAGAVLADTLRQFLYDLQVEDGLGAVGYCKDDIPALVKGTIPQERVTKLSPRGHTEEDLSQLFEASMKLY; the protein is encoded by the exons ATGGCCGGACGGGACCGAGTCGTTCACCTGCTCAGACAGCTGGAGCGCGCGGC ATGCAGATGTCCTGCTCACTCCAACACCTTCCACCAAG GTGCTGGAGCTGCAACCTGCACCGTCCGGAAAACAGACTACGCCTTCGAG ATGGCAAGTTCCAGCATCAGATATGGAGACGGAGTCAGCAGAGAGATTGGCATG GACCTGCAGAACCTCGGAGCTCGGAACGTCTGTCTGATGACGGACAAGAACTTGTCCTTCCTCCCGCCGGTGAAGGCCGTCCTGGAGTCTCTGGCTGAGAATGGAGTCAAGTACAAAGTCTACGACAATGTCCGGGTGGAGCCCACCGACACCAG tttTAAAGAGGCCATTGCTTTTGCTAAAAACGACTCGTTCGACATGTTTGTGGCGGTGGGCGGGGGCTCTGTGATCGACACCTGTAAAGCAGCAAATCTGTACGCGTGTCACCCCGACGCCGACTTCCTCGACTTCGTCAATGCCCCGATCGGCAAAGGGAAGCCAATCACCAGAGCCCTGAAGCCGCTCATTGCAG TTCCTACGACTGCAGGAACCGGCAGCGAGACCACCGGAGTCGCCATCTTTGACTTTGAGCCTCTGAAAGCCAAAACAG GTATCGCCAGCAGAGCCATCAGACCCACCCTGGGCATCGTGGACCCgagacacacactgagcatgCCCGAGAGAGTCGCCGCCAACAGCGGCTTCGACGTCCTCTG tcATGCTCTGGAGTCGTACACCGCTCTGCCCTACAATCAGAGGAGCCCCTGCCCCCCCAACCCCATCAACCGCCCCGCCTACCAGGGCAGCAACCCCATCAGTGACGTCTGGTCCCGCCACGCCCTCAACGTGGTTGCCAAGTACATGAAACG agcGGTGCGGGACCCGGAGGATCTGGAGGCTCGATCCAGCATGCACCTGGCCAGCGTGTTCGCAGGCATCGGCTTCGGAAACGCCGGAGTTCACCTGTG TCACGGGATGTCGTATCCGATTGCTGGAAACGTGAAGACTCATTCAGCGAAGGGTTACAGCGTGGAGCACCCTCTGGTG CCTCATGGTCTCTCAGTGGTCCTCACGTCTCCGGCCGTCTTCAACTTCACAGCCCCGATGTGTCCAGAGCGCCACCTAGATGCTGCAGAGATCCTCG GTGCAGACATTCGGCAGGTGAAGAGGGAGGATGCGGGTGCGGTTCTGGCCGACACGCTGCGTCAGTTCCTGTATGACTTGCAGGTGGAGGATGGACTGGGAGCTGTGGGATACTGTAAAGACGACATCCCGGCTCTGGTGAAGGGAACCATCCCTCAG GAGCGAGTGACCAAGCTGTCTCCCAGAGGACACACCGAGGAGGACCTGAGCCAGCTGTTTGAAGCCTCCATGAAGCTCTACTGA
- the LOC121615364 gene encoding corticoliberin-1-like — MKLNVVMWVAALLGAFLPRSADCRPVDAPTSHRPLLPRPLLLRRGDESSLQLGGGSSSAPPDLLSSPSSSSSTAVVSRALVRLTQRPLQARAERQEEVEAPEEKGKRSDEPPISLDLTFHLLREVLEMARAEQIAQQADSNRKMMDTFGK; from the coding sequence ATGAAGCTGAATGTGGTGATGTGGGTCGCAGCTCTGCTCGGCGCCTTCCTCCCGCGCTCCGCTGACTGTCGACCCGTTGACGCTCCCACCAGCCACCGTCCGCTCCTCCCGCGACCGCTGCTCCTTCGCCGGGGGGATGAGTCCTCCCTCCAGCTGGGTGGAGGATCCTCCTCTGCCCCTCCGgatctcctctcctcaccttcttcctcttcgTCGACCGCAGTCGTGAGCCGAGCTCTGGTGCGGCTCAcgcagcgccccctgcaggccCGGGCAGAGCGGCAGGAAGAGGTGGAGGCGCCGGAGGAGAAGGGGAAGAGGTCGGATGAGCCTCCCATATCTCTGGACCTGACTTTCCACCTGCTGCGGGAGGTCCTGGAGATGGCCCGAGCCGAGCAGATTGCTCAGCAGGCCGACAGCAACCGCAAGATGATGGACACCTTTGGGAAATGA
- the LOC121614650 gene encoding E3 ubiquitin-protein ligase TRIM63-like, with translation MESLEKQLICPICLEMFTKPVVILPCQHNLCRKCANDVFQASNPYLSTRSGSTVTSGGRFRCPSCRHEVVLDRHGVYGLQRNLLVENIIDMYKQGNSSRPVPEVKPVQPMCEDHEEEKINIYCVTCSVPTCSLCKVFGAHKDCEVAPLDSVFQTQKAELTDCISMLVGNNERIQAIISQLEETCKAVDENGRRQKSKLCETFDHLFALLEERKGEMILRISSEQEEKLDYIRGLRGKHTEHLENAAKLLETAIQTLDESEMAVFLQTTKPLLQKIVEGTDTSHLDKIQHGYENMEHFIANFDRQRRALMTIDFMKLDEDDDDDDDDDEAVEVRGTAAGNRLEQQQQSVAGLSANQQPPVSPVQLSVPPPQRPAEAPPTTTAQPKSPVPSATNHAPPPLPLPTAGPTAQSNQQNESEDKDGPKHVFSFSWLNQK, from the exons ATGGAGAGTCTGGAGAAGCAGCTCATCTGTCCCATCTGTCTGGAGATGTTCACCAAGCCGGTGGTCATCCTGCCCTGCCAACACAACCTCTGCCGCAAGTGTGCCAACGACGTCTTTcag GCGTCCAATCCCTACCTGTCGACGAGGAGCGGCTCCACAGTGACGTCCGGCGGTCGTTTCCGCTGCCCGTCCTGCCGACATGAGGTGGTTCTGGATCGACACGGAGTGTACGGATTGCAGAGGAACCTGTTGGTGGAGAACATCATCGACATGTACAAGCAGGGAAacagcag CAGACCTGTTCCAGAGGTGAAGCCAGTCCAGCCGATGTGTGAGGATCATGAAGAAGAGAAGATCAACATCTACTGCGTCACCTGCAGCGTTCCCACCTGTTCTCTCTGTAAAGTTTTTGGAGCTCATAAAGACTGTGAGGTCGCTCCACTGGACAGCGTCTTCCAAACACAGAAG gcggAGCTCACTGACTGTATCTCCATGTTAGTTGGGAACAATGAGAGGATTCAGGCCATCATCAGTCAGCTGGAGGAAACCTGCAAAGCCGTCGAT gagaACGGACGCAGACAGAAGTCTAAGTTGTGCGAGACGTTCGATCACCTGTTCGctctgctggaggagaggaaaggtgagatGATTCTGAGGATCAGCtctgagcaggaggagaaactCGACTACATCAGAGGTCTGAGGGGGAAGCACACCGAACACCTGGAGAACGCTGCCAAGCTGCTGGAGACCGCCATCCAGACCCTGGACGAGTCCGAGATGGCCGTGTTCCTGCAG aCCACCAAACCTCTGCTCCAGAA GATTGTAGAGGGCACCGACACGTCTCACCTGGATAAAATCCAACATGGCTACGAGAACATGGAACATTTCATTGCTAACTTCGATCGTCAGAGGAGAGCGCTGATGACCATCGACTTCATGAAAC TTGATgaagacgatgatgatgatgatgatgatgatgaagcagtGGAGGTCAGAGGGACGGCAGCAGGAAATCGacttgagcagcagcagcagagcgtTGCAGgactctcagccaatcagcagcctcCTGTGTCTCCTGTTCAGCTCTCAGTTCCGCCTCCCCAGAGACCTGCAGAGgccccacccaccaccaccgcGCAGCCCAAAAGCCCCGTCCCCTCAGCAACCAACCATGCCCCGCCCCCTCTGCCACTCCCCACTGCCGGTCCCACCGCTCAG TCGAATCAGCAGAACGAGTCGGAGGACAAAGATGGACCCAAACACGTCTTCTCCTTCAGTTGGCTCAACCAGAAGTGA
- the LOC121614651 gene encoding dnaJ homolog subfamily C member 5-like encodes MSDGRQRTLSTSGESLYQVLALEKGCSHDDIKKSYRKLALRYHPDKNPDNPEAAEKFKELNSAHAVLSDLTKRNIYDSYGSLGLYVAQQFGEDNVNTYFMLSTWWAKGLFAVCGILTGCYCCCCLCCCCNCCCGKLKPTPTGEGAEPDYVSPDDLEEEIRNDPDNDVETPIVQQPTNASEKTQLITDGQRRYGDTYT; translated from the exons ATGTCTGACGGGAGGCAGCGAACCTTGTCCACCTCTGGAGAGTCTCTGTATCAGGTCCTGGCTCTGGAGAAAGGCTGCAGCCATGACGACATCAAAAAGTCCTACAG gaagctgGCACTGCGGTATCATCCCGATAAGAACCCggacaacccggaggcggcgGAGAAGTTTAAGGAGCTGAACAGTGCTCACGCTGTCCTGTCCGACCTCACCAAGAGGAACATCTATGACTCGTACGGGTCTCTGGGACTCTACGTGGCCCAGCAGTTCGGAGAAGACAACGTCAACACCTACTTCATGCTGTCCACCTGGTGGGCCAAG GGTCTGTTTGCGGTGTGCGGGATCCTGACCGgatgttactgctgctgctgtctctgctgctgctgtaactgtTGCTGTGGGAAACTCAAGCCGACTCCCACAGGTGAGGGGGCGGAGCCGGACTACGTCTCCCCTGAcgacctggaggaggagatacGCAACGACCCCGACAACG ACGTTGAAACTCCGATCGTTCAGCAGCCGACGAACGCCAGCGAGAAAACTCAGCTGATCACTGACGGACAGCGCAGATATGGAGACACCTACACATGA